GAGATTCTCGAGCTGAAGAACACCATCAACGTGATGGTGGACCAGCTGAACTCGTTCGCATCCGAGGTGACCCGCGTGGCACGCGAAGTCGGTACCGAGGGCAAGCTGGGCGGCCAGGCGAACGTGCCGGGCGTCGCCGGTACCTGGAAAGACTTGACCGACGGCGTGAACTTCATGGCGTCGAACCTCACCGGCCAGGTGCGTAATATCGCCGAAGTGACCACCGCGGTGGCGAGCGGCGACCTGTCCAAGAAGATCACCGTGGACGTCAAGGGCGAGATTCTCGAGCTGAAGAACACCATCAACGTGATGGTGGACCAGCTCTCGTCCTTCGCGTCCGAAGTGACCCGTGTGGCGCGCGAGGTGGGTACCGAAGGCAAGCTGGGCGGCCAGGCCTACGTGCCGGGCGTCGGCGGCACCTGGAAGGACCTGACCGACAACGTGAACTTCATGGCCTCGAACCTGACCGGCCAGGTGCGTAACATCGCGGCGGTGACGACCGCGGTGGCGCGCGGCGACCTGTCGAAAAAGATCACCGTGGACGTCAAGGGCGAGATCCTCGAACTGAAAGACACCATCAACGTGATGGTGGACCAGCTCTCGTCCTTCGCATCCGAGGTGACCCGCGTGGCGCGCGAGGTGGGTACCGAAGGTAAACTCGGCGGCCAGGCGAACGTGTCCGGCGTGGCCGGCACCTGGAAGGACTTGACCGAGAACGTCAACCAGCTGGCGGCGAACCTGACCAACCAGATGCGCGCGATCGGCGAGGTGGCGACCGCGGTGACCCGCGGCGACTTGTCGCGTTCGATCCAGGTGGAAGCGCGCGGCGAGGTGTCCTACCTGAAGGACAACATCAACGAGATGATCCGTAACCTGCGTGAGACCACGCAGAAGAACGCGCAGCAGGACTGGCTGAAGACCAACCTGGCGCGCTTCACCCGACTGCTGCAGGGCCAGCGCGACCTCGAGGCCGTGACCAAGCTGATCCTGTCCGAGCTGGCCCCGCTGGTCTCGGTGCACCACGGCGTGTTCTACATGATGGATGCGGAAGGCGCCGATTCGCGCCTGCGCATGATCGCCTCCTACGGCTACCGCTCCTCGCGCAAGCTGCCGACCTCGTTCCTGCCGGGCGAAGGCCTGGTGGGCCAGTGCGCGCTGGAGAAGACCCGCGTCTGGCTGACCGACGTCCCGCGCGACTACATCGCGGTGTCCTCGGGCCTGGGCGCGGCGCCGCCGAACAACATCGTCGTGCTGCCGATCCTGTTCGAACAGCAGGTCAAGGCGGTCATCGAGATCGCGTCGCTCGACCGCTTCACCGAAACCCACCTGTCCTTCCTCGACCAGCTGATGGAATCGATCGGCGTGGTCTTGAACACGATCGAGGCGAACAGCCGTACCGAATCGCTGCTGACCCAGTCGCAGTCGCTGGCGCAGGAACTGCAGCAGACCAACCAGGAACTGGCCGAGAAGGCGCGCCTGCTGTCCGAACAGAACATCGAGGTGGAACGCAAGAACCGCGAGGTGGAGCAGGCCAAGCTGGCGCTGGAAGAAAAAGCGACCCAGCTGGCGCTGTCCTCCAAGTACAAGTCCGAGTTCCTGGCGAATATGTCGCACGAACTGCGTACACCCTTGAACTCGCTCCTGATCCTGGCGCAGCAGCTGTCGGACAACCCGGAAGGCAACCTGTCGAACAAGCAGGTGGAGTTCGCCAAGACCATCCACGGCTCCGGCTCCGACCTGCTGACCCTGATTAACGACATTCTCGACCTGTCCAAGATCGAGTCGGGCACCGTCACGCTGGACGTGTCGGAGTACCGCTTCTCGAACCTGCGCAACTACGTCGACCGCACCTTCCGTCACATGGCCGAAGCGAAGCACCTGGGCTTCGGCGTCGAGCTGGCCGACAACCTGCCGACCGCGCTGATGACCGACACCACGCGATTGCAGCAGGTCTTGAAGAACCTGCTGTCGAACGCGTTCAAGTTCACCAGCCACGGCCAGGTCTCGCTGACCATCAGCCTGGTGACCTCGGGCTGGACCGCCGACCACCCGCACCTGCTGCATGCGGACGCCGTGCTGGCGTTCTCGGTGCAGGACACCGGCGTGGGCATCCCGTCCGACAAGCTGCAGCTGATCTTCGAGGCGTTCCAGCAGGCCGACGGCTCGACCGCGCGCAAATACGGCGGCACCGGCCTGGGCCTGTCGATCTCGCGCGAACTGGCGCGTCTGCTGGGCGGCGAGATCCGCGTCGAATCGACCATCAACGTCGGCTCGACCTTCACGCTGTACCTGCCGTACAACCGCGCCGGCTTCATCAACTACGAGCAGACCCGCCAGCCGCAACCGGCGCGCCTGGCCGCGCCGCAGCCGGCGCCGAGCGCCCAGCCGGCGCCGACCGCGCTGCTCGAGTCCGAGCTCGAGGCCGACACCGTGGTCACCACCACCGCGATCGCGGTGCCGGACCCGGCGACCGGCGTGGTCGAATACGCCAGCATGCTGGACGACCGCGGCCTGATCGTGCCGGGCGACCCGTCGGTGCTGATCGTCGAGGACGACGAGCGTTTCGCCAAGACCCTGCTCGACTTCGCGCGCGAAAAGAACTTCAAGGGCGTGGTCACGCATCGCGGCGACTCGGCCCTGTCGCTGGCGCGCGACTACCTGCCGTCGGCGATCCTGCTCGACATCGACCTGCCGGACATCGACGGCCTGACCGTGCTGGACCGCCTGAAACGCGACCCGAGCACGCGCCACATCCCGGTGCACGTGATGTCGGCCCTGCGCGAGCGCGAGCGCGCGCTGCGCCAGGGTGCGATCTCGTACATCAACAAGCCGGTCAGCCGCGACATGCTGCAGGAAGAATTCAAGCGCATCCAGAAGTTCCTGATGGGCGGCAAGCGCTCGCTGCTGGTGGTCGAGGACGACATGGCCCAGCGCGAATCGATCGTGTCGCTGATCGGCGACTCGGACGTGCGCATCGTCACGGTCGAAACCGGCGCCGCCGCGCTCGACGCGCTGGCCGGCCAGCACTTCGACTGCATGGTGCTGGACCTGACCCTGCCCGACGTCTCCGGCTTCGACCTGCTCGACCAGATCGGCAAGCTGCCGGCGGTGCGCGACCTGCCGATCGTGATCTACACCGCGGCCGAATTGAGCCGCAAGGAAGTCACGAAACTGAAGCGCTACGCCAAGACCATCGTGGTGAAGGACGCACGCTCGCCCGAGCGCCTGCTCGACGAGACGGCGCTGTTCCTGCACCGCTCGCAGGCCAGCCTGCCGGAAGTGCAGCGCAAGATGCTGGAAGAGATCCACGCCCTCGACGGCGGCCTGGCCGGACGCAAGGTGCTGATCGTCGACGACGATTTGCGCAACATCTTTGCCCTGTCCTCGCTGCTCGAGCGCCAGCAGATGCAAGTGCTGTTCGCCGAGAACGGCCGCGACGGCATCGAGGTGCTGGAAAAGGATCCGGGCATCGAGATCGTCCTGATGGACATCATGATGCCGGAGATGGACGGCTACGACACGATGCGCGCGATCCGCCGCATCCCGAAGTTCAAGTCGCTGCCGATCATCACCCTGACCGCGAAAGCGATGAAGGGCGACCGCGACAAGTGCATCGCCGCCGGCGCGTCGGACTACATCACCAAGCCGGTCGACGTGGCGCAGCTGCTGTCGATGATGCGCGTCTGGCTGCATTGATGGCTGCATCGATGCGCACGTCAAAGGTGAATGCATGAACGCCTGGACCGGCCTGGCGGCCGGGCTGGCGATCGAGGATCTGGAAACCGAGCTGCTGCTCGAAGCGCTGTTCCAGCGTTTCGGCCACGATTTCCGGGCCTACGACCGCCCCGCCCTGCGCAGCAAGTTCGCGGGCGTGATGCGGGCGCGCGGGGCCGCGACCCTGTCCGGCCTGCAGGAAAAGGTGCTGCACGACGCCGAGGCGGCGGCCGGTGTGTTGCGCGCGCTGTCGGTGGCGCCTTCGGCGCTGTTCGACAACGTCGAATTCGCGGCGCGCCTGCGCGGCGTGCTGGCGCCGGCGCTGCGCGGCTGGCCGCTGCCGCGGGTCTGGATCGCCGAATGCGCCGGCGTGGGCGATGCCTGGACGCTGGCCATCGTGCTGGCCGAGGAAGGCGTGCTGGGCAAGCTCGACATCCACGCCACGCTCGCCAACGAAGAGCTGGTGGCGCAGAACCAGGACGCCTGGCTGCCGCTGGCCGAGCTGGAAGCGGCCGAGGCGCGCTACCGCGAAAGCGGCGGCGCCGGCACGCTGCTGTCCTACTTCGAGGTGCGCGACGGCATGGCGCGCCTGCAGGCGCAGCTGCGGCGGCGCATCACCTGGTCGCAGTACAGCCTGGTGACCGACGCCTCGTTCAACGAGTTCCAGGCCATCCTGTGCTGCCACGCGCTGTCCGACTTCGGTCCGGTGCTGCGCCAGCGCGTGCTGCGCCTGTTCCACGACAGCCTGGCGCGCTTCGGCGTGCTGTGCCTGGACCGGCCGCTGTCGGTGTCGGACGCGCACGCCGGGTCGTACCAGGGGGTCGAAGGGGATCGGCCTTGGTACAAGCGGGTGGGCTGAGCCCAGTTCACTTCACATCGCCTGCGCGCTCGGCCTTTCCGCGATCCGGTCGCGCCAGGCCTGCAGGTGTTCCATCCCTTCCCGCCCCGGCTGGAATTTCATCAAGCCGCGCGCGAACTCGAGCGCGCAGAACGCCGTGATGTCGGCGATCGTGAAGCGTGCGCCGGCCACGTAAGGCTGACTGGCCAGCACGCCGTCCAGCCAGCGCGCAGGTTCCCTCATCTTTTCTCCCTGCGACGCGCCGAAGTCGGCGAACTGCGGCTGCTCCAGCGCCGCCAGGCCAGGGTGGGTGTGGCGAACGGCGTTGGCGATGCGCAAGGTCAGCTGCAGCTCGCAGCGGCGGTCCATCATCTCGATGAAGGCGCGCTCCTCGAACCCCTCGCCCATCAGGTTCGGCTGCGGCTGCAAGCCTTCCAGGTAGGTGCAGATCGCCCGCGATTCGGCCAGCTGGCGGCCATCGTCGAGTTCGAGCAGCGGCACCTGGGCCATCGGATTGAGGCCCACGAAGCCCGGCGCACGGTGCTCGCCCCTGGACAGGTCGACCTCCACCATCTCGATGCCTGCGATGCCTTTCTCGGCGATGAACATGAGCACGCGGCGCGGATTGGGCGCGCGCTGCCGGGTGTAGAGCTTCATGGTGTCTCCTCGTGCTTGCGGTGTGTGGACAGGACGCGCTCGATGATAGCCGATCGCGGCCGATCGAAGCGGCGGCCTCGGCCACATTGCCGCATTGACATGGATCCCGTTTTGCCCGTAGATTCTCAGGCTGGCCTTGCGCGACCCGCCGCAAGTTCCGCGTACCGACCCACGTACATACAAGACAAGGCAACCCATGCAACGTAGTCTGCTTTCCGCCGCCGTCGCGCTCGCGCTCGCGGCGCTCCCCGCCCTCCACGTCCAGGCCGCACCGGCCGCATCGGCCAGCGCCGCCGACGCCAGGACCCAGGAAGCCACGACCCAGCTGCCGCGCGGCGTGATCCCG
This genomic stretch from Massilia sp. 9096 harbors:
- a CDS encoding HAMP domain-containing protein codes for the protein MNNMTDMAEQLDVKLLLSTLMALKKGDFSVRMPSEWTGVSGKIADTLNDIIETKQKMVEAVTEVSRVVGREGHLTQRAVVPGTGGGWSTIISSVNTLIDDLVRPTTEMARVIGAVAKGDLSQTMALEVDGHPLKGQYLRAAMTANTMVEQLSSFSSEVTRVAREVGTEGKLGGQAYVPGVAGTWKDLTDSVNSMAGNLTSQVRNIAEVTTAVANGDLSKKITVDVRGEILQLKDTINVMVDQLRSFASEVTRVAREVGTEGKLGGQAYVPGVGGTWKDLTDNVNFMASNLTGQVRNIAAVTTAVANGDLSKKITVDVKGEILELKNTINVMVDQLSSFASEVTRVAREVGTEGKLGGQAQVKGVAGTWKDLTDSVNSMAGNLTGQVRNIADVTTAVANGDLSKKITVDVKGEILELKNTINVMVDQLNSFASEVTRVAREVGTEGKLGGQANVPGVAGTWKDLTDGVNFMASNLTGQVRNIAEVTTAVASGDLSKKITVDVKGEILELKNTINVMVDQLSSFASEVTRVAREVGTEGKLGGQAYVPGVGGTWKDLTDNVNFMASNLTGQVRNIAAVTTAVARGDLSKKITVDVKGEILELKDTINVMVDQLSSFASEVTRVAREVGTEGKLGGQANVSGVAGTWKDLTENVNQLAANLTNQMRAIGEVATAVTRGDLSRSIQVEARGEVSYLKDNINEMIRNLRETTQKNAQQDWLKTNLARFTRLLQGQRDLEAVTKLILSELAPLVSVHHGVFYMMDAEGADSRLRMIASYGYRSSRKLPTSFLPGEGLVGQCALEKTRVWLTDVPRDYIAVSSGLGAAPPNNIVVLPILFEQQVKAVIEIASLDRFTETHLSFLDQLMESIGVVLNTIEANSRTESLLTQSQSLAQELQQTNQELAEKARLLSEQNIEVERKNREVEQAKLALEEKATQLALSSKYKSEFLANMSHELRTPLNSLLILAQQLSDNPEGNLSNKQVEFAKTIHGSGSDLLTLINDILDLSKIESGTVTLDVSEYRFSNLRNYVDRTFRHMAEAKHLGFGVELADNLPTALMTDTTRLQQVLKNLLSNAFKFTSHGQVSLTISLVTSGWTADHPHLLHADAVLAFSVQDTGVGIPSDKLQLIFEAFQQADGSTARKYGGTGLGLSISRELARLLGGEIRVESTINVGSTFTLYLPYNRAGFINYEQTRQPQPARLAAPQPAPSAQPAPTALLESELEADTVVTTTAIAVPDPATGVVEYASMLDDRGLIVPGDPSVLIVEDDERFAKTLLDFAREKNFKGVVTHRGDSALSLARDYLPSAILLDIDLPDIDGLTVLDRLKRDPSTRHIPVHVMSALRERERALRQGAISYINKPVSRDMLQEEFKRIQKFLMGGKRSLLVVEDDMAQRESIVSLIGDSDVRIVTVETGAAALDALAGQHFDCMVLDLTLPDVSGFDLLDQIGKLPAVRDLPIVIYTAAELSRKEVTKLKRYAKTIVVKDARSPERLLDETALFLHRSQASLPEVQRKMLEEIHALDGGLAGRKVLIVDDDLRNIFALSSLLERQQMQVLFAENGRDGIEVLEKDPGIEIVLMDIMMPEMDGYDTMRAIRRIPKFKSLPIITLTAKAMKGDRDKCIAAGASDYITKPVDVAQLLSMMRVWLH
- a CDS encoding glutathione S-transferase family protein translates to MKLYTRQRAPNPRRVLMFIAEKGIAGIEMVEVDLSRGEHRAPGFVGLNPMAQVPLLELDDGRQLAESRAICTYLEGLQPQPNLMGEGFEERAFIEMMDRRCELQLTLRIANAVRHTHPGLAALEQPQFADFGASQGEKMREPARWLDGVLASQPYVAGARFTIADITAFCALEFARGLMKFQPGREGMEHLQAWRDRIAERPSAQAM
- a CDS encoding CheR family methyltransferase, which gives rise to MNAWTGLAAGLAIEDLETELLLEALFQRFGHDFRAYDRPALRSKFAGVMRARGAATLSGLQEKVLHDAEAAAGVLRALSVAPSALFDNVEFAARLRGVLAPALRGWPLPRVWIAECAGVGDAWTLAIVLAEEGVLGKLDIHATLANEELVAQNQDAWLPLAELEAAEARYRESGGAGTLLSYFEVRDGMARLQAQLRRRITWSQYSLVTDASFNEFQAILCCHALSDFGPVLRQRVLRLFHDSLARFGVLCLDRPLSVSDAHAGSYQGVEGDRPWYKRVG